Part of the Faecalibacterium duncaniae genome, GCGGCGGTCAGAGTGGTCTTGCCGTGGTCAACGTGACCGATGGTGCCGATGTTAACATGCGGCTTAGAACGGTCAAATTTTGCCTTTTCAGCCATTGGAATATCCTCCCTTAATCGGATTGAATTTGGTTACAACAGTCCTGCAAACACAGAATTGCATTGCAAAACTATTCTACTAAATTTGTCCTGTAAAATCAAGTGCTTTTACAGGAAATTTTGCCGGAGCTACACTACCCCGGCAAAATTTTACTTTGTTTCAGGCAATCAAGCCTTGGTGCGGCCAGCAATGATCTGGTCGGCAATGTTCTTGGGAACCGGCTCGTAGTGAGAAGGCTCCATGACATACTGGCCACGGCCCTGGGTCTTGGAACGCAGGTCGGTGGCGTAGCCGAACATCTGAGCCAGAGGAACGAAGGCGTTGACACGCTGAGTGCCTGCCATTGCCTCCATGCCCTGGATCTGGCCACGGCGAGAGTTCAGGTCGCCGATGACATCGCCCAGATACTCATCAGGAACGATAACAGCAACCTTCATGATGGGCTCGGTGATGATGGGGTCAGCCTTGCGCATAGCGTCCTTGAAGGCCATAGAACCTGCAATGGAGAAGGCCATTTCAGAGGAGTCGACCTCGTGATAAGAACCATCCCACAGGGTGACCTTGACATCAACGACAGGATAGCCAGCCAGAACGCCGGACTTCATAGCACCCTGGATACCATTGTCGATAGCCGGGATGTATTCCTTCGGGATGGCACCGCCAACGATGGCGTTGACGAACTCGTAACCCTTGCCGGGCTCGTTGGGCTCGATCTTGATCTTAACATGACCGTACTGGCCCTTACCACCAGACTGACGTGCGTACTTGGTCTCCTGATTGGCCTCCTTGCGGATGGTCTCACGGTAAGCGACCTGAGGTGCGCCAACGTTGGCCTCGACCTTGAACTCACGCAGCAGACGGTCGACGATGATCTCCAGATGGAGCTCGCCCATGCCAGCGATGATGGTCTGGCCGGTCTCTTCATCAGTGTAGGTCTTGAAGGTAGGATCCTCTTCGGCCAGCTTTGCCAGCGCGATGCCCATCTTCTCGTTGCCGGCCTTGGTCTTGGGCTCGATGGCAACGCGGATAACGGGCTCGGGGAACTTCATGGACTCCAGAATGATGGGATGATTCTCATCACACAGAGTGTCACCGGTGGTGGTGTTCTTCAGACCGACAACAGCAGCGATATCACCTGCATAGCAGCAGTCGATATCCTTGCGGTGGTTGGAGTGCATCTGCAGGATGCGGCCCATACGCTCTCTAGCGTCCTTCACGGAGTTGTAGACAGTAGTACCAGCCTCGACCTTACCGGAGTAGACACGGAAGTAAGCCAGCTTACCAACAAACGGATCGGTTGCGATCTTGAAGGCCAGAGCTGCGAAGGGAGCGTCGTCAGAAGACGGACGGGTCTCCTGCTCTTCGGTCTCAGGGTTCACACCCTTGATGTCCTCGACATCGGTAGGTGCGGGCATATAGTCCACGATAGCGTCCAGCAGCTTCTGGACACCACGGTTCTTGTAGGAAGAACCGCAGGTAACGGGAACCAGAGTATTTGCAATGGTCTCCTTACGGATAGCAGCCTTCAGTTCCTCACGAGTGATCTCCTCACCCTCGAGGTACTTTTCCATCAGCACTTCGTCGTTCTCGGCAACAGCCTCGATCAGGATGTTGCGGTACTCCTCGGCCTGCTCGACCATATCCTCAGGGATGGGCTCAGTGCGCATATCGTTGCCCATGTCGTCATAGTAGACCTCAGCGTTCATATCGACCAGGTCAACGATACCACGGAAGGTATCCTCCTGGCCGATGGGCAGCTGGATCGCCACGCCGTTAGCGTGCAGACGATCATGCAGCATCTTGATGCAGCGGAAGAAGTCGGCACCCATGGTATCCATCTTGTTGACGTAAACCATGCGGGGGACTTTGTACTCATCAGCCTGACGCCAAACGGTCTCAGACTGAGGCTCGACACCGCCCTTAGCAGCCAGAACGGTCACAGAACCGTCCAGGACGCGCAGGGAACGCTGGACCTCAACAGTAAAGTCCACGTGGCCCGGGGTGTCGATGATGTTGATGCGGTGACGGTTCTTCTTGAATGCAACCGGATCCTTCTGGGTCTCAGAGTGGCTCCAGTAGCAGGTGGTAGCAGCGGAAGTGATGGTGATACCACGCTCCTGCTCCTGAACCATCCAGTCCATGGTAGCGCCGCCATCATGGACTTCGCCGATCTTGTGGTTGATGCCGGTGTAGTACAGAATACGCTCGGTGGTAGTCGTCTTACCAGCATCAATGTGGGCCATAATGCCGATATTTCTCGTCATCTGAAGAGAAACTTCTCTGGGTGTAGCCATGAAATTAACCTCCTACAGAACAGATCAATAACGGAAATGAGCGAAAGCCTTGTTGGCCTCGGCCATCTTGTGGGTATCCTCGCGCTTCTTCACGGCGTTACCAGTGTTGTTGGCAGCATCCATGATCTCGGCGGCCAGACGCTGGGCCATGGTCTTCTCACCACGGCTGCGGCTGTAAGCGGTCAGCCAGCGCAGACCCAGGGTCTCGCGGCGGGCAGGGCTGACTTCCAGAGGAACCTGGTAGTTAGCACCACCAACACGGCGGGTCTTGCACTCGAGGCTGGGCATGATGTTCTCCATCGCCTTCTCGAAAGTTTCCAGAGGATCGTTGCCGGTCTTTTCCTGAATCATGGAGAAAGCCTCGTAAACGATCTTCTGAGCGACGCCCTTCTTGCCATCCAGCATCACGCTGTTGACCAGACGGGTGACCATCTTGGAATTGTAAATAGGATCAGCTAAGACATCGCGCTTAGCAATGTTACCTCTTCTAGGCATCTTTCTTCCCTCCTTCACAGAATGATATCATCGGTACTCGAAAGTAATAAAACTCCCGTTGTGTCACAAAGAGCTGACCTTACATAAACCGTTACCCTCCGCACAATGCGGACTTGTTATTTATATAATGGAAAGCCGTTTATGGCGGTTGTCCTCAATTACTTCTTTGCAGCACCGGCCTTAGGACGCTTTGCGCCGTACTTGGAGCGGGCCTGGTTACGGCCTGCCACACCCTGAGTATCCAGGGTACCACGGATGATGTGGTAACGCACACCGGGCAGGTCCTTAACACGGCCGCCACGGATCAGCACGACGGAGTGCTCCTGCAGGTTATGGCCGATACCGGGAATGTAAGAGGTGACCTCGATACCATTCGTGAGGCGGACACGAGCAACCTTACGCAGAGCAGAGTTAGGCTTCTTGGGGGTCATGGTACGAACTGCAGTGCAGACACCACGCTTCTGGGGGCTGCTCAGATCAGAGTACTGCTTCTTCTGAGAGTTATAAGTCTTCTGCAGGGCGGGAGCGGTGCTCTTGGTAACCAGGACCTCACGGCCTTTGCGTACAAGCTGGTTAAAAGTAGGCATTTTGTTTCTCCTTTCTTAATAGTGAACATCGGATATTTTCCGACTTTTTAGCCGCACTTCCCCTATGGGGACGCGCAACAGTTATATAATACTCGTTTTGATTAGGAATGTCAACAGTTTTTCCAATATTTTTTTGTTTTATTCGCCGAAGGACTCAACCGCCGATTTTTCCTTTACTCCCTCAGTCTGCTGCGCAGACAGCCCCCTCTCAGAGGGGGCCTTTCCCCTGCTTCGGGCCAAGCAGGCCTCCCTCCCAGAGGGAGGTGGCATTGCGAAGCAATGACGAAGGGAGTTTCAAATCAAAAAAGCCGCCCTCCCCTGCGTTCAGGGAAAGGCGGCTCATGGATCGATTCAGTTCCGGGCAGACAGAGTTTTACTGCTGGTTTGCTGCAGCCAGCTCAGCGGCAACAGCCTCGTCGCGCTCCTGCTCACGGCGCTTCAGATCCTCACGCACCTCCGGCAGACCGGTACCGGCGGGGATCAGCTTACCGATGATGACGTTCTCCTTCAGGCCGGCCAGCGGGTCAACCTTGCCCTTGATGGCGGCTTCGGTCAGGACACGGGTGGTCTCCTGGAAGGATGCGGCAGACAGGAAGGACTCGTTTGCCAGGGCAGCCTTGGTGATGCCCAGCAGCACCTGCTGATACTCGACCAGCTTGATGCCCTCTTCACCGTCATCAATGCGCTTCTGCAGCTCGGCGTTGATGTTCTCAACTTCCAGACGGTTTGCCAGTGCACCACCGATCAGGTCGGAGGAGCCGGAGTCGGTCACGCGGACCTTGCGGCACATCTGACGGACGATGACCTCGATATGCTTATCGTTGATCTCAACGCCCTGCAGACGGTAGACCTTCTGGACCTCGCTGATCAGGTAGTTCTGCACATCGCTCAGACCCTTGATGGCCAGGATATCCTGGGGATACAGAACACCTTCGCGGGTGATGATGTCGCCCTTCTCCACACGATCGCCGGGCATGACACGTGCATGCTGGGTGAAGGGGATGGAGTAGCTCTTCACCACCTCGGCACCGTTCTCATCCTTGCCGGTGACCTTGATGACGACATTCTTCTTGGTGTCATCCTGAGAGACAACACCGGAGATCTCGCTCATAATGGCCATGCTCTTGGGACGGCGGCTCTCGAACAGCTCCTCAACACGGGGAAGACCCTGGGTAATATCCTCAGCAGATGCAATACCGCCGGTATGGAAGGTACGCATGGTCAGCTGGGTACCGGGCTCGCCGATAGACTCTGCTGCGATGACACCGATGGACTCGCCCAGCTGGACGGGCTCACCGTTTGCCATATCGCTGCCGTAGCAGTGTGCGCAGACACCCACCTTGGCGCGGCAGGTCAGCAGGCTGCGGATCTTCAGCTTGGTGATGCCTGCAGCCTCGATGTCGTTGGCATCGTACAGGTCGATCATCTTGCCCTCAGGTACGATGACCTCGCCGGTGACGGGGTTGATCACATCGCCCACGGCGTAACGGCCGATGATACGCTCACGGAAGCTCTCGATCTTCTCCTTGCCCTCGTGGATCTCAGAGACCCACAGGCCATCGGTGGTGCCGCAGTCGATCTCACGGACGATGACCTCCTGAGAGACATCGACCATGCGGCGGGTCAGGTAGCCGGAGTCAGCGGTACGCAGAGCGGTATCGGCCAGACCCTTACGAGCGCCACGGGCAGAAACGAAATATTCCAGAATGTTCAGACCTTCGCGGTAGTTTGCACGAATGGGCATCTCGATGGTCTTACCTGCGGTGTTGGCCAGCAGGCCGCGCATGCCGGCCAGCTGTTTGATCTGGTTCATAGAACCACGCGCACCGGAATCAGCCATCATAAAGATCTCGTTGTCCTTGGGCAGGTTGGCTGCCAGAGCCTTGGAGACCTTATCGGTGGTTGCCTGCCAGATGTTGATGGTCTGGGTGTAACGCTCGTTCTCAGAGATCAGGCCGCGGTTGAACAGCTTGTTGACCTGAGAGACCTGCTTATCCGCGTCAGCGATCAGCTCGTCCTTCTGCGGAGGAATGACAGCGTCACACACAGCAACAGAGATTGCAGACAGGGTGGAGTACTTATAGC contains:
- the fusA gene encoding elongation factor G, whose product is MATPREVSLQMTRNIGIMAHIDAGKTTTTERILYYTGINHKIGEVHDGGATMDWMVQEQERGITITSAATTCYWSHSETQKDPVAFKKNRHRINIIDTPGHVDFTVEVQRSLRVLDGSVTVLAAKGGVEPQSETVWRQADEYKVPRMVYVNKMDTMGADFFRCIKMLHDRLHANGVAIQLPIGQEDTFRGIVDLVDMNAEVYYDDMGNDMRTEPIPEDMVEQAEEYRNILIEAVAENDEVLMEKYLEGEEITREELKAAIRKETIANTLVPVTCGSSYKNRGVQKLLDAIVDYMPAPTDVEDIKGVNPETEEQETRPSSDDAPFAALAFKIATDPFVGKLAYFRVYSGKVEAGTTVYNSVKDARERMGRILQMHSNHRKDIDCCYAGDIAAVVGLKNTTTGDTLCDENHPIILESMKFPEPVIRVAIEPKTKAGNEKMGIALAKLAEEDPTFKTYTDEETGQTIIAGMGELHLEIIVDRLLREFKVEANVGAPQVAYRETIRKEANQETKYARQSGGKGQYGHVKIKIEPNEPGKGYEFVNAIVGGAIPKEYIPAIDNGIQGAMKSGVLAGYPVVDVKVTLWDGSYHEVDSSEMAFSIAGSMAFKDAMRKADPIITEPIMKVAVIVPDEYLGDVIGDLNSRRGQIQGMEAMAGTQRVNAFVPLAQMFGYATDLRSKTQGRGQYVMEPSHYEPVPKNIADQIIAGRTKA
- the rpsG gene encoding 30S ribosomal protein S7, producing MPRRGNIAKRDVLADPIYNSKMVTRLVNSVMLDGKKGVAQKIVYEAFSMIQEKTGNDPLETFEKAMENIMPSLECKTRRVGGANYQVPLEVSPARRETLGLRWLTAYSRSRGEKTMAQRLAAEIMDAANNTGNAVKKREDTHKMAEANKAFAHFRY
- the rpsL gene encoding 30S ribosomal protein S12 is translated as MPTFNQLVRKGREVLVTKSTAPALQKTYNSQKKQYSDLSSPQKRGVCTAVRTMTPKKPNSALRKVARVRLTNGIEVTSYIPGIGHNLQEHSVVLIRGGRVKDLPGVRYHIIRGTLDTQGVAGRNQARSKYGAKRPKAGAAKK